A region of the Mesoterricola sediminis genome:
CCTCGGGCCGCGCCGCGTCGACCTCGGCCTCCTCCGCCGCCTGGGGCTCCTCCGGCGCCGCGGAGGGCATGGGCAGCTCGGACCACGCCCGGTCCAGGCGTCCCGCCTCGACCTCGTCGATGATCTCCAGGCGCTCGGCGGCGATCTCGGGGGTGGCCAGCCTCAGCACGTCCCTGCGGAATTCGTTCACCCGCCGCTTGATGACGTACTCCGCTTCCGGGTGCTCCTCCAGGAGGTCGAGGATGGCGGGGCGCTCCAGCCAGAGCACCTGGTTGTTCAGGGGGATCTCGAGGACGGAGCCGGGCAGGAACGGCACCACGCGCTCCATCCAGGCGGAGGTCATGTCCGGATGGAGGAGGGCGGTCTCGAGGAGGGCCGGTTCCTTGCGGTAGGTGAGGATGAGTCCCAGCGGGTCGGGCGGGTCCTGGGGCAGGAGGAGCGCGCTGGACAGGAGGCTCTCCGGCATCGCCGTCAGGGTCCCGACCGCGGCCTCCTTGAAGGGCGTCTCCTGGAACACCGCGTGCGCCAGGCCCACGAGGAGGTCCCCGGGGGGCACCGGGAGGTTGCCGGAGACCAGGGCCTTGGCCATGGCTTCGGGCAGCTGTCCGTCGATGAATTTCTGGATGATCAGATGCACGTCATTCCTCTTCCTGGTCGGTCTCCGGCGGGGTGGACGGCCTGTTGGGCGGAACGGCCTCGGGCACGATCAGCTCCCCCGTGCCGGTGAACTTCCCCGTCCAGGCCTCGCCCACGGCGCCCCCGTGGCGGATGCGCCGGCCCGCCACGTCCAGCACGGCGACGCCCGCGTTGTCGATGGCCACGGAGAAGGGGCCCTTCACCCGCAGCTGCCAGGGGTCCGAGATGCGGAGGACCCGGGCCTGGGGCGGCTGGCCCTGTTCCTGGGCGATGGTCACGACGCAGGTGTCCAGGGCCCGCAGGGCCACCAGCACGCCCTCCTCGTTGACGGGGGCCTCCGGCAGGACCTCCCCCACCACGGGATAGGGCCCCGCGGGGGACGCGGGGGTCCACCGCGGCGGCGGCGTCCGGTCCGCGGCCGTCAGCTCCTCGCGGCGCTCGCGCCGGAGGCTGCGTCCCGGCACCACGAGCCAGAGGACCAGGAGGATGGTGGCGGCGGTGAGACCGCCCATGAGCACCCGTTCGAGGCGCTCCCGGCGCGGGTCGGGCGGCTCCTGCTCCATGGCCCCCGGGAGTCGGCTCCAGGGTTCGGACAGGGCCTCCAGGTCCACGCCCAGGCGCTCCGCGATCTGGCGCGCGTAGGGCCGCTCCCGGCCCGGGGGCACCTTCTCCCAGGCGTCGGCCTCGACCGCCTCGAGGATGCGGACGCTGATGTTCAGGTCGAAGCCCAGGGCGTAGAGGGAGATCCCCTGCTCCAGCCGGGCCTTCCGAAGCGCCTCCCCGATCCCGGGCGGGGGCGCGCCCTGGGCCTCGCCGCTCAAGGCTTCCACCCCACGGGCACCGTCTCGAGCACGCGGGCCAGCTGCTCCCGGCGCTCGTCCCGGTTGAGCCGGCGGTCATCCATGACGCCCCGGTGGGCCATGGCGTCCCCCAGGGTGCCCTGGAGATCGTCGGGGGTGGTGAAGCTCCGCCCCGCCAGCCAGGCCTCCGCCTTGGCCAGGGCCAGCCAGTGGCCCGCGGCCCGGGTGCTGCAGAAGCCGCGCCCCTCCCGGATGGAGGCGACGACCCGCTCCGCGTAGTCCAGGGCCGCGTCGGCCACGCGGACGGTCTTCACCGCGGCCCGGGCGCGCCGCCATCCGTCCAGGTCCAGGGCCGGCTGCAAACGATCGAGCGTATCCGCCCCCGCCTCGCCCCGGAGCACGAGGCGCTCGGCCCGGGGGTCCGGGTAGCCCAGGTGGAGGACGCAGGCGAAACGGTCCATCTGGCTCTCCGGCAGCGGAAAGGTGCCGGCGTGGTCCATGGGGTTCTGGGTGGCGATCACGAAGAACGGATCCGGCAGGCGGTACGTGGCCCGGTCCAGGGTCACCTGGCCCTCCACCATCACCTCCAGCAGGGAGCTCTGGGTCTTGGGCCCGATGCGGTTCAGCTCGTCGAGGAGGAGCACGTTGGCGAAGACGGGGCCCTCCTGGAACCGGAAGCGCTGATGCTCGGCCTCCCACAGGTGGACGCCCAGCAGGTCCGAGGGCAGCAGGTCATTGGTGCCCTGGACGCGCTGGTAGGAACCGCCCAGGAGCCGGCTGAGGCCCTTGGCGAGGGTGGTCTTGCCCACCCCGGGCAGATCCTCCAGGAGCAGGTGCCCGCCCGAGAGGAGCACCGCCAGGGCGCGGCGCACCTGGCGCTCCTTGCCCACGACGACGGACCCGAGGGCGGCGAGCCCGTCCAGGACCGCCTTCCTGATCTCCATCTCCCCCGGCTGCTGCGTCATGGTTCCATCCTAGTCGCCATCCAGGGGAATGCCATGGTCCCGGAGGGCCTTGGCCAGCGTCCGGAGGGTGAGTCCCAGGGCCTGGGCGGCGGCGGCGGGCTCCCGGCCCTCCAGGGCCCGGCGCAGGAGGGCCCCCTCCGCCTGGGCCGTCACATCGTCCAGCATGGCGCCCAGGGCG
Encoded here:
- a CDS encoding helix-turn-helix domain-containing protein, which encodes MSGEAQGAPPPGIGEALRKARLEQGISLYALGFDLNISVRILEAVEADAWEKVPPGRERPYARQIAERLGVDLEALSEPWSRLPGAMEQEPPDPRRERLERVLMGGLTAATILLVLWLVVPGRSLRRERREELTAADRTPPPRWTPASPAGPYPVVGEVLPEAPVNEEGVLVALRALDTCVVTIAQEQGQPPQARVLRISDPWQLRVKGPFSVAIDNAGVAVLDVAGRRIRHGGAVGEAWTGKFTGTGELIVPEAVPPNRPSTPPETDQEEE
- a CDS encoding AAA family ATPase, encoding MTQQPGEMEIRKAVLDGLAALGSVVVGKERQVRRALAVLLSGGHLLLEDLPGVGKTTLAKGLSRLLGGSYQRVQGTNDLLPSDLLGVHLWEAEHQRFRFQEGPVFANVLLLDELNRIGPKTQSSLLEVMVEGQVTLDRATYRLPDPFFVIATQNPMDHAGTFPLPESQMDRFACVLHLGYPDPRAERLVLRGEAGADTLDRLQPALDLDGWRRARAAVKTVRVADAALDYAERVVASIREGRGFCSTRAAGHWLALAKAEAWLAGRSFTTPDDLQGTLGDAMAHRGVMDDRRLNRDERREQLARVLETVPVGWKP